A genomic region of Methanobrevibacter oralis contains the following coding sequences:
- a CDS encoding AbrB/MazE/SpoVT family DNA-binding domain-containing protein has product MVSTRVYKGYQTIIPKTIRNQMKIKEKDILDWTTKDNKIIMTVRRKRELNDLIALISDDSLDSVESTKKAGMGEKF; this is encoded by the coding sequence ATGGTTTCAACAAGAGTTTATAAAGGATATCAAACAATAATTCCCAAAACAATTAGAAATCAAATGAAAATTAAAGAAAAAGATATTCTAGATTGGACAACAAAAGATAATAAGATTATAATGACTGTTAGGAGAAAAAGAGAATTAAACGATTTAATAGCATTGATAAGTGATGATTCTCTAGATAGTGTAGAATCTACTAAAAAAGCTGGAATGGGAGAGAAATTCTAA
- a CDS encoding ABC transporter permease, translated as MLFKKMLRDMKKHKMQFISIFLMAFITLLVFVGVGAEVQGLDNSVHDFYNQTNMADIWLYGDNFSNKTLDDISNISSTNGVERQLVLKTTGDLDKDPTVTLHFIEKNELSQYYPIKGGNIDFDDKKGIWLDQRFAETKNLDIGDNITVKFNGITIEKTIRGLGYSPEYVYEESDNGLISDFSLQGFGYLSYKAFPLDTIQYNKLLIKTNDSTEAYHEKLDNAVDNDTYNTFMPRSDLVSDKQVMDEIDQHTIFAVMFPVIFVVVALLTLLTTMTRIVNHQRTQIGTLKSLGFTNRSLMIHYFSYGFYLTLVGSILGMILGYYIIPPLFFPSMSTFYTLPSWESGFNIKFIIVGASLVLVSLAFTYIATKNIIRESPASALEPKAPKISKIRILENTRIWDKLNFSIRWNIRDVNRNKMRSLVTILGVLGCTVLLISAFGMQDGMDDLKSWQYEGINHYETQLVLEDNITSSQIDSIQKEVNGTQLMMGAIEIEANGVKKTQTLSVYNKTDLITPTNQYMEKIDLPENGITITQKTSELLNVGVGDTIKWHLYGNSTWHTSKIDAINADPATQGIIMTPQKLDDFDIDFKPTYIITNQSVDKNLTGVASANSINDLVKSWDDLTETANLMVGALLIFAIVLSIVVLYSLGILGFTEVERDMATLKVLGFKTKNLQKLFLTQNLALSIVGYVLGVPTGYAVLDFMWDTVGDTFFYPTHYTARTIILSFILTIVLSLIVNYLLTRKLKKIDMVQSLKKERE; from the coding sequence ATGCTATTTAAGAAAATGTTACGTGATATGAAAAAGCATAAAATGCAATTTATATCCATATTTTTAATGGCATTTATTACATTACTTGTCTTTGTTGGTGTTGGAGCAGAAGTACAAGGACTTGATAACTCTGTTCATGATTTTTATAACCAAACCAATATGGCCGATATTTGGCTATATGGAGATAATTTTTCAAACAAAACCCTAGATGACATATCTAATATTTCATCAACCAATGGTGTTGAAAGACAGCTAGTTCTTAAAACAACAGGAGATCTAGATAAAGACCCAACTGTAACACTGCATTTTATTGAAAAAAATGAACTTTCACAATATTATCCAATTAAAGGTGGAAATATTGATTTTGATGATAAAAAAGGAATCTGGTTAGATCAACGTTTCGCTGAAACTAAAAATTTAGATATTGGAGACAATATTACAGTTAAATTCAATGGAATAACAATAGAAAAAACAATTAGAGGTCTTGGATATTCGCCTGAATATGTTTATGAAGAATCAGATAATGGACTAATTTCAGATTTTAGCCTACAAGGATTTGGATACTTATCTTACAAAGCCTTTCCATTAGATACAATCCAATATAATAAATTATTGATTAAAACTAATGATAGCACAGAAGCATATCATGAAAAACTAGATAATGCAGTTGATAACGATACCTACAATACATTTATGCCAAGATCAGATTTAGTTAGTGATAAACAAGTAATGGATGAAATAGATCAACATACAATATTTGCAGTAATGTTTCCTGTAATATTTGTTGTAGTGGCTCTATTAACATTACTTACAACAATGACACGTATTGTAAATCATCAAAGAACCCAAATTGGAACTTTAAAATCATTAGGTTTTACTAATAGATCATTAATGATACATTACTTCTCCTATGGATTTTATTTAACCCTTGTTGGAAGTATTCTTGGAATGATACTAGGTTATTATATAATTCCTCCACTTTTCTTCCCATCGATGTCAACCTTTTACACACTACCAAGTTGGGAATCTGGATTTAATATAAAATTTATAATTGTAGGGGCTTCACTAGTACTTGTTTCACTTGCATTTACATATATAGCAACTAAAAATATTATTAGAGAATCCCCTGCATCAGCACTGGAACCAAAAGCTCCAAAAATATCTAAAATAAGAATACTAGAAAATACAAGAATCTGGGATAAATTAAACTTCAGTATAAGATGGAACATAAGAGATGTTAATCGAAATAAAATGAGATCTCTTGTTACAATCTTAGGTGTACTTGGATGTACTGTTTTATTAATTTCAGCATTTGGAATGCAAGATGGAATGGATGACCTTAAAAGTTGGCAATATGAAGGAATTAACCATTATGAAACCCAATTAGTACTTGAAGATAATATAACTTCATCACAAATTGATTCAATTCAAAAAGAGGTTAATGGTACTCAGCTAATGATGGGTGCTATTGAGATAGAGGCCAATGGTGTTAAAAAGACACAAACACTCTCAGTTTACAATAAAACAGATTTAATAACTCCAACAAACCAATATATGGAAAAAATTGATTTACCTGAAAACGGAATTACAATAACTCAAAAAACATCTGAATTATTAAATGTAGGTGTTGGAGATACAATCAAATGGCACTTATATGGAAATTCAACTTGGCATACATCAAAAATTGATGCTATAAATGCAGATCCAGCAACACAAGGAATTATAATGACTCCTCAAAAGCTAGATGACTTTGACATTGACTTTAAACCAACTTATATTATAACAAATCAAAGTGTTGATAAAAATTTAACTGGTGTAGCTAGTGCAAATTCCATAAACGATTTGGTAAAAAGTTGGGATGATTTAACAGAAACTGCCAATTTAATGGTTGGAGCATTATTAATATTTGCAATTGTTTTATCAATAGTTGTACTGTATAGTTTAGGAATTCTCGGATTTACCGAAGTTGAGCGAGACATGGCAACATTAAAGGTACTTGGTTTTAAAACTAAAAACCTACAAAAGCTATTCTTAACACAAAACCTAGCATTATCTATTGTTGGATATGTACTTGGTGTACCAACAGGATATGCAGTTCTAGACTTCATGTGGGATACCGTTGGTGATACATTCTTCTACCCAACACATTATACTGCAAGAACTATAATATTAAGCTTTATTTTAACTATAGTGCTGTCATTAATTGTTAATTACCTATTAACAAGAAAACTTAAAAAGATTGACATGGTTCAATCACTTAAAAAAGAAAGGGAATAA
- a CDS encoding ABC transporter ATP-binding protein has protein sequence MSELIEFKNVTKEYKTGDHVLKAANKLNFTINEGEFVVILGPSGSGKSTLLNLLGGLDNVTSGDIIVNGKTISEFSDKELTKYRACDIGFIFQFYNLLPSLTSLENIELLNDISDRKIDGMKVLSQVGLADHANQFPSELSGGEQQRVSIARGIVKNPQMLLCDEPTGALDSKTGYTIIKLLQELCLKEKTTVIIVTHNTELAKISDKIIHLKNGIIENVEINETPMTIDDIEW, from the coding sequence ATGAGTGAATTAATAGAATTTAAAAATGTAACAAAAGAATATAAAACTGGAGATCATGTTTTAAAAGCTGCAAACAAACTTAACTTCACAATAAATGAAGGAGAATTTGTAGTAATACTTGGTCCATCAGGTAGTGGAAAATCCACATTATTAAACCTATTAGGTGGACTTGACAATGTAACAAGTGGAGACATTATAGTAAATGGAAAAACAATATCTGAATTTTCCGATAAAGAACTTACAAAATATAGAGCTTGCGATATTGGATTTATTTTCCAATTTTACAATTTACTTCCAAGCTTAACTTCACTAGAAAATATCGAATTATTAAATGACATATCTGATAGGAAAATTGATGGAATGAAAGTATTAAGTCAAGTTGGACTAGCTGACCATGCAAATCAATTTCCATCAGAATTATCAGGAGGAGAACAACAAAGAGTATCTATTGCAAGAGGAATAGTTAAAAATCCACAAATGCTTTTATGTGATGAACCTACAGGAGCACTTGACTCTAAAACAGGATATACAATCATAAAACTATTGCAAGAATTATGTTTAAAAGAAAAAACTACAGTCATTATTGTAACACATAATACTGAATTAGCTAAAATTTCGGATAAAATAATACATCTTAAAAATGGTATTATCGAAAATGTCGAAATAAACGAAACTCCAATGACAATTGATGATATTGAATGGTGA
- the modA gene encoding molybdate ABC transporter substrate-binding protein, producing the protein MENKQIFIIIVVIAIIAIIVGAFATGTIGNSTSSEKGSIEVLAGAGFSKVAPELVKAFNEKYPNIDVNVKYGGSGELFATMETQKEGDVFLPAAYKYMNESIANGYMDNATVKNITENVPVIVVQAGNPKNITSLQDLQKSDVKVGLGEAEGPAIGKTSEKIMEKNNLTIDPEVTTTTVNQLLTYIVSGDIDATIIWKDMTVWDEAKNIEVIEIPQNQNCPSTVPVGVTKFAKNPDAAQKFEDFLTSDEGKEIWEKWGFEIK; encoded by the coding sequence ATGGAAAATAAACAAATTTTTATAATTATAGTCGTAATAGCAATAATCGCTATAATTGTTGGTGCTTTTGCAACAGGCACAATAGGTAATAGTACTTCAAGCGAGAAAGGAAGCATTGAAGTTCTTGCAGGTGCAGGATTTAGTAAAGTTGCACCAGAATTAGTAAAAGCTTTTAATGAAAAGTACCCGAATATTGATGTAAATGTAAAATATGGTGGAAGTGGAGAGTTATTCGCAACAATGGAAACTCAAAAAGAGGGAGATGTATTCTTACCAGCTGCATATAAATACATGAATGAATCAATAGCAAATGGTTATATGGACAATGCTACTGTTAAAAACATTACTGAAAATGTACCAGTAATAGTTGTTCAAGCAGGAAACCCCAAAAATATCACATCTTTACAAGACTTACAAAAAAGTGATGTAAAAGTAGGATTAGGTGAAGCTGAAGGACCAGCAATTGGTAAAACATCTGAAAAAATCATGGAAAAAAATAACTTAACAATAGACCCAGAAGTTACAACAACAACTGTAAATCAATTGTTAACCTATATTGTTTCAGGAGATATTGATGCAACAATTATTTGGAAAGACATGACTGTATGGGATGAAGCTAAAAACATTGAGGTTATAGAAATTCCACAAAACCAAAACTGTCCAAGTACAGTTCCTGTTGGAGTAACAAAATTTGCTAAAAACCCTGATGCAGCCCAAAAATTTGAAGACTTTCTAACATCAGATGAAGGAAAAGAAATTTGGGAAAAATGGGGTTTTGAAATAAAATAA
- a CDS encoding ABC transporter permease, with amino-acid sequence MRSKFEWLFIVITAIITLLFFVVIFSMFLIPNFDGFIKSLTSSQMLFAIGLTLSTSSVSALLVVLSCIPMAYTLSRYHFKLKWLFKIILDMPMAFPEIVIGIALLMFLGNYGIGQYLDALGIKLVFNSIAIIIAQYFVALPYAIKMLYSTFDYIDTRYEFVSRSLGYSESDTFFNITLPLAKQGLFATIIITLARCIGTFAAVLFVGGGILMKTETLAIAMYLNLSTGDIDMAITAGILLVIISFITIAVMEKYANDNYSEVQ; translated from the coding sequence ATGAGATCTAAATTTGAATGGCTGTTTATAGTAATTACAGCAATTATCACTTTATTATTTTTTGTTGTAATTTTTAGTATGTTTTTAATTCCTAATTTTGATGGATTTATAAAATCATTAACTTCAAGTCAAATGCTATTTGCAATAGGTCTTACACTATCAACTTCTAGTGTATCTGCACTTCTTGTAGTGTTGTCATGTATTCCTATGGCATATACTCTTAGTAGATATCATTTTAAACTAAAATGGCTCTTTAAAATTATATTAGATATGCCAATGGCATTTCCAGAAATAGTAATAGGCATTGCACTTTTAATGTTTCTTGGAAACTATGGAATAGGCCAATACTTAGATGCACTAGGCATTAAATTAGTTTTTAATAGTATAGCTATTATTATAGCTCAATACTTTGTAGCTTTGCCTTATGCAATAAAAATGCTTTACTCTACATTTGATTACATAGATACTCGTTATGAGTTTGTTTCACGTAGTTTAGGATATAGCGAGTCTGATACTTTTTTTAATATAACTCTTCCATTAGCTAAACAGGGATTATTTGCAACAATAATCATAACTCTAGCAAGATGTATTGGAACATTTGCAGCTGTATTATTTGTTGGAGGAGGTATTCTAATGAAAACAGAAACATTAGCTATTGCAATGTATCTTAATTTATCAACAGGGGACATCGACATGGCTATTACAGCAGGAATACTTCTTGTAATTATTTCATTTATAACAATTGCCGTTATGGAAAAATATGCCAATGATAATTATTCTGAGGTGCAATAA
- a CDS encoding ATP-binding cassette domain-containing protein — MDLDDFKLDKINFSVNKGEYLILIGPTGSGKSVLLETIIGFYRQNSGLIKLNGKEITEVLPEKRNIGIVYQDHVLFPNMNVYENIKYGLKRDNSLTDDEIDKKIHKMARIMEIEHILDRNINTLSGGESQRTALVRTLIVEPELVLMDEPFSALDVTTQKRLTELIKTIGNNLGTTFVHVTHNFNDIWNLADKVGVMKKGELHQIGCL, encoded by the coding sequence GTGGATTTAGACGATTTTAAGCTAGATAAAATAAATTTTTCAGTCAATAAAGGTGAATATTTAATATTAATAGGTCCAACAGGTTCCGGTAAATCTGTTCTTCTTGAAACAATAATAGGATTTTACAGACAAAACTCAGGATTAATTAAGCTAAATGGAAAAGAAATAACTGAAGTGCTACCTGAAAAGAGAAACATTGGTATCGTATATCAAGATCATGTGCTTTTCCCAAATATGAATGTTTATGAAAATATTAAATATGGATTGAAAAGGGATAATAGTCTCACAGATGATGAAATTGATAAAAAAATCCACAAAATGGCACGTATAATGGAAATAGAACATATCCTAGATAGAAACATTAATACATTAAGTGGCGGTGAATCTCAACGAACAGCACTTGTTAGGACATTAATTGTAGAACCTGAACTTGTTTTAATGGACGAACCGTTTAGTGCACTTGATGTTACAACACAAAAAAGACTAACTGAGCTTATAAAAACAATAGGAAATAATCTAGGAACAACATTTGTTCATGTAACTCATAACTTTAATGATATATGGAATTTAGCAGATAAAGTTGGGGTTATGAAAAAAGGAGAATTACATCAGATAGGCTGTTTATGA